From Tautonia plasticadhaerens, the proteins below share one genomic window:
- a CDS encoding amidohydrolase family protein, translating to MAHPMITHPLGLAALATAQAIAGAGSVATPARDEAVRTYRGLEEINPPAEPEPGPPTAIVGARLIDGRGGPAIPDAAVVIRGATIVAAGPRAGVEIPEDARVVEAAGLSLLPGLIDAHFHHDRDDPGHRMLRLSLSRGVTTLRDPGHPIPAYQAVREAPGPLPRCFLTGRHLDQQPHAHPDDAEAIRTAAEARAAVGRRVAAGASAIKVYYRLPPELIGAASEAAHARGVPVTAHLELVDAGRAIEAGVDGVEHVTSFGTALAEPEPAATFRAAVERDNEARHEGRYRLWATIEPEDNPRLGPLIEGMVAGGVVLSPTLAVFERRAGDRGVEGHHVRGFEAMLRFVGHCHEAGVPIVVGSHTWAPHAEEGGAYQRELELLVECGLTPGDAIVAATSRNAEYLGCADRLGAIAAGRQADVILVAGDPLEDIAAMGAVRGVMLNGRWVGQGGGSARRSGIGDEPGREGAGGPGQIPRRHPVGCPGHAADRPADRPGPWGWIGW from the coding sequence ATGGCCCACCCCATGATCACGCACCCCCTCGGCCTGGCCGCCCTCGCGACGGCCCAGGCGATCGCCGGCGCCGGGTCGGTCGCCACGCCGGCCCGGGACGAGGCCGTGCGGACGTACCGGGGGCTCGAGGAGATCAACCCCCCGGCCGAACCCGAGCCCGGCCCGCCGACGGCGATCGTCGGCGCCCGGCTGATCGACGGGCGCGGCGGCCCGGCGATCCCCGACGCGGCGGTCGTCATCCGCGGGGCGACGATCGTGGCCGCCGGGCCCCGCGCCGGGGTCGAGATCCCGGAGGACGCCCGCGTGGTCGAGGCCGCGGGCCTGTCGCTGCTGCCCGGGCTGATCGACGCCCACTTCCACCACGACCGCGACGACCCCGGCCACCGCATGCTCCGGCTGTCGCTCTCCCGCGGGGTGACGACCCTGCGCGACCCGGGGCACCCGATCCCGGCCTATCAGGCGGTCCGGGAGGCCCCCGGTCCCCTGCCGCGCTGCTTCCTGACGGGCCGGCACCTGGACCAGCAGCCGCACGCCCACCCGGACGACGCCGAGGCGATCCGCACGGCCGCGGAGGCCCGGGCCGCCGTCGGGCGCCGGGTCGCCGCCGGGGCGTCGGCGATCAAGGTCTACTACCGGCTGCCGCCTGAGCTGATCGGGGCGGCCAGCGAGGCGGCGCACGCCCGGGGGGTGCCGGTGACGGCGCACCTGGAGCTGGTCGACGCCGGGCGGGCGATCGAGGCGGGGGTCGACGGGGTCGAGCACGTCACTTCCTTCGGGACCGCCCTGGCCGAGCCGGAGCCGGCCGCGACCTTCCGGGCGGCGGTCGAGCGGGACAACGAGGCCCGGCACGAGGGCCGGTACCGGCTGTGGGCGACGATCGAGCCGGAGGACAACCCCCGGCTCGGGCCGCTGATCGAGGGGATGGTGGCCGGCGGGGTGGTCCTGTCGCCGACGCTGGCGGTGTTCGAGCGGCGTGCGGGGGACCGGGGCGTCGAGGGCCACCACGTGCGCGGCTTCGAGGCCATGCTCCGCTTCGTGGGGCACTGCCATGAGGCCGGGGTGCCGATCGTGGTCGGCTCGCACACCTGGGCGCCGCACGCCGAGGAGGGAGGGGCCTACCAGCGGGAGCTGGAGCTGCTGGTCGAGTGCGGGCTGACGCCGGGCGATGCGATCGTGGCGGCGACGTCGCGCAATGCCGAGTACCTCGGGTGTGCGGACCGGCTGGGGGCGATCGCGGCGGGGCGGCAGGCCGACGTGATCCTCGTCGCCGGTGATCCGCTGGAGGACATCGCCGCGATGGGCGCGGTGCGCGGCGTGATGCTCAACGGGCGCTGGGTGGGCCAGGGCGGGGGATCGGCGAGGCGGTCGGGGATCGGCGATGAACCTGGCCGGGAAGGAGCCGGAGGCCCCGGGCAGATCCCACGACGACACCCGGTGGGATGCCCGGGGCACGCGGCGGACCGGCCCGCCGATCGTCCAGGCCCGTGGGGGTGGATCGGATGGTGA
- a CDS encoding IS630 family transposase yields the protein MEASNFIPHDWREWRRLRALDLKQQGGRQRVIAEALDASEETISRWLARARHGGREALRSHPAPGHPSKLSGVQKRLIPEFLWHGQEAYGFRGQVWTRARIALVIEEEFGVRYHKAHVGRLLSELGWTPQVPIRRAIQRDEEAIRRWRDESWPALRRRARRERRVPVLVDEAGFYLLPGLVRTYAPEGLTPVLREKVTRDHLSVMGGLTPTGKVYTLVRQESLNGLHSVEFLIHLLRVAGERLLVIGDGSPIHRRAAVKDFVSGTGGRVWLEALPGYAPDLNPWDEGGWHHLKNVEMRNLVCRDLEELHEQFHLAVGRLRQKSHLVRAFFAQAGLEIGGT from the coding sequence ATGGAAGCCTCGAACTTCATCCCTCATGATTGGCGTGAGTGGCGGAGGTTGCGGGCGTTGGACCTGAAGCAACAGGGCGGGCGCCAGCGCGTCATCGCTGAGGCCCTGGACGCCTCCGAGGAGACGATCAGCCGCTGGCTCGCCCGTGCCCGACACGGCGGCCGAGAGGCGCTGCGCTCGCACCCCGCGCCCGGCCATCCGTCCAAGCTCTCGGGCGTCCAGAAGCGGCTGATCCCCGAGTTCCTCTGGCATGGGCAGGAGGCCTACGGCTTCCGCGGCCAGGTCTGGACCCGTGCCCGAATCGCCCTCGTCATCGAGGAGGAGTTCGGCGTCCGCTACCACAAGGCCCACGTCGGGCGGTTGCTCAGCGAGTTGGGCTGGACGCCCCAGGTGCCGATCCGGCGAGCGATCCAGCGAGATGAGGAGGCCATCCGCCGCTGGCGGGACGAGAGCTGGCCGGCACTGCGACGGCGGGCGAGACGCGAGCGTCGAGTGCCGGTCCTCGTGGACGAGGCGGGGTTCTACCTGCTGCCGGGCCTGGTCCGGACCTACGCCCCCGAGGGGCTGACGCCGGTGCTCCGCGAGAAGGTGACGCGCGACCACCTGTCCGTCATGGGCGGGCTGACGCCCACAGGCAAGGTCTACACGCTGGTGCGGCAGGAGTCGCTGAATGGGCTGCACAGCGTCGAGTTCCTGATCCACCTGCTCCGCGTCGCGGGGGAGCGGCTGCTGGTGATCGGGGACGGCTCGCCCATCCACCGTCGTGCTGCGGTCAAGGACTTCGTGTCGGGCACGGGCGGCCGGGTCTGGCTGGAAGCGCTTCCGGGGTACGCCCCTGACCTCAACCCGTGGGACGAGGGGGGCTGGCATCACCTGAAGAACGTGGAGATGCGAAATCTCGTATGTCGAGACCTGGAGGAGTTGCACGAGCAGTTCCACCTCGCCGTCGGACGCCTACGCCAGAAGTCACATCTGGTCCGAGCCTTCTTCGCTCAGGCCGGGTTGGAGATCGGGGGAACTTGA
- a CDS encoding ADP-ribosylglycohydrolase family protein — MVSEDRRRGVPLGLAIGDARGAPVAYACRLPDRFDEVVRRRVESSLPTHRSPACRSACASLGVLPCGLLHGLPREGVLAPAWEAPRRLDERVPLDAELREVALGGSRRERPPEIQGGVPLARSPGATPGAFAGAEDFRTSVLRAANPGDDADTTGAVRGQLAGACRGESGIPAEWRPGLGGRALIEAVSRRLIDEPGATVRRRDWLGTDRRLVGSLSASKN; from the coding sequence ATGGTGAGCGAGGATCGCCGGCGTGGGGTCCCCCTCGGGCTGGCCATCGGCGACGCCCGCGGGGCCCCGGTCGCCTACGCGTGCCGGCTTCCCGACCGGTTCGACGAGGTGGTCCGGCGGCGCGTCGAGTCGAGCCTGCCGACCCACCGCAGCCCGGCCTGCCGGTCGGCCTGCGCCTCCCTCGGGGTGCTGCCGTGCGGGCTGCTGCACGGGCTACCGCGGGAGGGGGTGCTGGCCCCGGCCTGGGAGGCGCCGAGGCGGCTCGACGAGCGCGTCCCGCTCGACGCGGAGCTACGGGAGGTGGCCCTGGGGGGCTCCCGCCGCGAGCGGCCCCCGGAGATCCAGGGAGGTGTCCCCCTGGCTCGCAGCCCGGGGGCGACGCCGGGGGCCTTCGCGGGTGCCGAGGACTTCCGGACGTCGGTCCTGCGAGCGGCGAACCCGGGCGACGACGCGGACACGACCGGAGCGGTCCGCGGGCAGCTGGCCGGTGCGTGCCGGGGGGAGTCGGGGATCCCGGCCGAGTGGCGGCCCGGGCTCGGCGGTCGGGCCCTCATCGAGGCGGTGTCGCGGCGGCTCATCGACGAGCCGGGCGCGACCGTCAGGAGGAGGGATTGGCTCGGGACCGATCGTCGCCTCGTCGGTTCGCTTTCTGCCTCGAAGAACTAA
- a CDS encoding IS630 family transposase (programmed frameshift), producing the protein MKKYIVTLTADERQALLDLISAGKASALKLAHARILLKADAAEGGPAWPDDRIAEAVEVSVATIERVRQRFVEQGLEAALVRKTQARPSRQRALDGRAEAKLIALACSEPPDGRKAWTMRLLADKLVELEIVPSISDETVRRSLKKGELRPHLKQQWCIPPEANAEFVAAMEDVLEVYHRPYDETRPLVCLDEASKQLIGETVVPIPAAPGRLERFDHEYVRNGTANLFMVTMPLLGWRAVHVTERRTALDFAEVVRWLVEEVHEEAEKVVLVMDNLNTHKIASLYEAFPPERARRIAGKLEIHHTPKHGSWLNMAEIELSVLARQCLDRRIGSSEELKREVAAWEEDRNERMVGIRWQFTTADARIKLHRLYPATQ; encoded by the exons ATGAAGAAGTACATCGTGACGCTCACCGCCGACGAACGCCAGGCCCTCCTCGATCTCATCTCCGCCGGCAAGGCCTCCGCTCTGAAACTGGCCCATGCCCGCATCCTCCTCAAGGCTGATGCCGCCGAGGGCGGGCCCGCCTGGCCCGACGACCGCATCGCCGAGGCCGTCGAGGTCTCTGTCGCCACCATCGAGCGGGTCCGCCAGCGGTTCGTCGAGCAGGGCCTGGAGGCCGCCCTGGTCCGCAAGACGCAGGCCCGTCCCAGCCGCCAGCGGGCCCTCGACGGCCGGGCCGAGGCGAAGTTGATCGCCCTGGCCTGCTCGGAGCCCCCCGACGGCCGCAAGGCCTGGACGATGCGATTGCTGGCCGACAAGCTCGTCGAGTTGGAGATCGTCCCCTCGATCTCCGACGAGACGGTGCGCCGCTCTTTGAAAAAAG GCGAACTGAGGCCGCATCTGAAGCAGCAGTGGTGCATCCCGCCGGAGGCGAACGCCGAGTTCGTGGCGGCGATGGAGGACGTGCTGGAGGTCTACCACCGGCCCTACGACGAGACGCGACCGCTGGTCTGCCTCGACGAGGCGAGCAAGCAACTGATCGGCGAGACGGTCGTGCCGATCCCGGCAGCGCCAGGGCGGCTCGAGCGGTTCGATCACGAATACGTCCGCAACGGGACGGCCAACCTGTTCATGGTGACGATGCCGCTGCTGGGGTGGCGTGCGGTCCACGTCACCGAGCGTCGGACGGCGTTGGACTTCGCCGAGGTGGTGCGTTGGCTGGTGGAGGAGGTGCACGAGGAGGCGGAGAAGGTCGTGCTGGTGATGGACAACCTGAACACGCACAAGATCGCCTCGCTGTACGAGGCGTTCCCGCCGGAGCGGGCCCGTCGGATCGCCGGGAAGTTGGAGATCCACCACACGCCGAAGCACGGGAGTTGGCTGAACATGGCGGAGATCGAGCTGTCGGTGCTGGCGAGGCAGTGCCTGGACCGGCGGATCGGGTCGAGCGAGGAACTGAAGCGGGAGGTCGCGGCGTGGGAGGAGGACCGCAACGAGCGGATGGTGGGCATTCGGTGGCAGTTCACCACGGCGGATGCCCGGATCAAACTGCACCGACTATACCCGGCAACTCAATAG